ACAAACATCCTCTTTGCACTGTCTGCATCTGAAGGTGGGGGTCGTCCACTTAAGCTTGTTTGGCCTGTCAACTTAATGAAAGTTCGCCGGAGTCTTCGGAGCTCTGGCAACCCAACTGATCTTGAAGTGCTGAGAGTCGGTAAATCCTGACCAAGAGAAATAACATTTAGTGGGCCTCCAACTGCCTGGGACTGTGCTTCCACAATGACATTGATCACCTCTTGGGTTGCCCTGTCCAACTCATACAGAGAATTTGCCTCTGAAAAACGTGTATTTTGTGTAGCAATGGTTGGCTGTAAAATCCTGACGTCCCGAGTTTTGGAGTCTACTGTTTTTGTCAGGTATGAAACAGCATCTAAAATCGCAGCAGAACATTTCTCAATTCCATCTTCAGAAGGCCGTAATTCAAACAATGGGGAATCCCATCGATTTCTTTTATCCGGCCTCTCAAACCTTCTCACCAAGTCTTCGAATATAGCATCGTCATATGCGCCCTCTTCCTTCTCTCTGCGCTGTTCATTCCATTTTCGACATTGAGTTTCTTGCACATCACAGAATAGCACACAATATCTTATTCCTGCAGCACGAGCCAAACACCAAAGCTCATACCTATACCCCTTGATGCTATTCAAAGAATCAACTATGATTATACTGTCTCTCGATACAGATCTATCAACTTCAGATCTCAGTACTCCTCTTAAGTTTTTCTCGGCAGGCATATTGGCATAACTTTGGTTACGATCAAGATGGAATGAAGCTTCATCAATGATCCTAGTGGTTAATTTAGAGTCTGATTCTTTGAGTGCTTTGGCTAAGCAAACTGCAGCCAAAGACTTCCCACTGCAGGGTTGGCCACAGATTACAACCAAAGCCATTTTGTATTGTGCTAAAGCACAGAGATTCTCTCCTTCCAAAAGACTGTTTACTGATTtcaaacatgagaaaactGCATTAACAAGGATTCTTGAACTCTACTGAAACTGTAAGTTTTTACATTATCTACTCCTATCCAAATATCTATGATTTCACATTTTGCTACAAGTCAATCAGCAAACTAACTGAGAATCTTAATAATGAAACAATCATTTCCTTATTTACATCACGTTTTacgtttatttttttcttctttgaaatCTATCGATATCATATCCATCTAAAATCTTAGTCCTTTCAATACAATAGGACACTTggataaaaaatgaaacaaattcgATGCAGATGTTTATTACGGCAACATTTAACAAGAAGCAAATAAACCCTAATAATAAAGGAAGAGGATTAAACAAATT
The Ricinus communis isolate WT05 ecotype wild-type chromosome 1, ASM1957865v1, whole genome shotgun sequence DNA segment above includes these coding regions:
- the LOC8264731 gene encoding protein KTI12 homolog, producing the protein MALVVICGQPCSGKSLAAVCLAKALKESDSKLTTRIIDEASFHLDRNQSYANMPAEKNLRGVLRSEVDRSVSRDSIIIVDSLNSIKGYRYELWCLARAAGIRYCVLFCDVQETQCRKWNEQRREKEEGAYDDAIFEDLVRRFERPDKRNRWDSPLFELRPSEDGIEKCSAAILDAVSYLTKTVDSKTRDVRILQPTIATQNTRFSEANSLYELDRATQEVINVIVEAQSQAVGGPLNVISLGQDLPTLSTSRSVGLPELRRLRRTFIKLTGQTSLSGRPPPSDADSAKRMFVDYLNRELGTA